tgctgttgttgctgctgttgctgctgctgtacCTGTTGCGGTGGACCTTGAGGAGGAAGCGGCCTTTTAAGTCTCTGCCGGGGAACCTGAGTCTGCACTGGAGGCGGTCTCGGACCTCGAGGATTCGGCATCATCGTAGGAGGATATCGCCCCCTCGGCATTTGTTGTTGCAGCTGTTGCTGCAACTGTGGGTGCATTTGCGAGGGTCCTGGATACTGTGAATAAGCCGGACCATATTGTGAACCATACAAATGGGCCAGTTGAGGAGGGTACTGATGCATCGGTGGTCCGGGCTGATGACTACTAGGCATGCGATGATACATCGGTGGTCTCCCCGCCGGTTGTACAAAATAATTTGGTCCAGGTATCATTGTATTGGCACCCGGTGGTAATGATGGCGGCATTTGGGGCTGAGGTAACGCCATTCGCTGAACTTGTTGGGCTAATTGTTGTACTGGTGGCGGTAattgatcaaaatttattgGCGGTATTATTTGTTGCTGCTGATGTTgaagctgctgctgctgctgttgctggtgatgatgatgatcttGCTGCtgatgatggtgatggtgTTGCTGAGAGGAATATGAGGGCGAATGAGTTTGATGGGAAGAAGTCAAAGGCGACGTACGATTTATTTGAAGAGGATTCAATGGATCTAAACTCATAGGATGTGGGGACAAATTATGAGGTGAGTTTGTGTGAGGGGAAATATTGTGCGGGGAGcgatgatttattaaatttggtgAATTATGTCCCAAATTAGGTGCACCATCAGTTATTCTCGGTGACAATTGGCTAACTTGTGACGGAATAATACTTATATTTGGTGATAAAGGATTATTATGTACTTCATGTGACTGTGATTTGTGCAACGACAATTCAACAGACGTTGAAAATACTAGTGATGAACAGCCTGGCACATTGCATTGATAATGACCAGCTTTCAATCTATGATCATCCAACATTGTTATGTCACTAAACTTTTCCCCGCACACACGACATTTACTGACTGTCTCAGCCAATCTTTCAAGCGACACATACTCTGTATCAACAGATGAATTGTGAGAAGACGACGTATGCGAAGATCTTTCTTCACTATTTTTTCTGTGATTATGTTCTGTCAGTAAATTTTGCAACAGCAGACCAGCTTCTGTGCTGTTATCCGTATTATCTTTGCCCGTTTGATCATTGTCTTTATTTACATTATCGTCAGTATTATCGTCATCTTtagaagaatttaaattttcaatttgacTCCAATTGATACTCGAATTCAATCGTGATCcgtcgttattattattcttactCGATTTTTCGGAGCTTTTTTTCGCTGGGTAAAGTTCTATTGCTGAATTATTTGACAATAGTTTTAAGGCATCATTATCATTGATACGGGAACTGATGACGTCTGATGATGATTCATCGGGACTGTCATCTTCGTCTCTCGGTGACATATCTTCTCTTATTGtactgaaataaataaatttattaatgttcaatacttaaaataaccaatagtttaattaatatttatataatcacTGAAACTCAAACTATTTTAatgttcattgttttttttttaattatgaatgaaaaaaaaaaaaaaattacgctTACTTTGAACCTTTGGATAACTAACAATGCAATTTAAAATGAACTCTTATCACTTACACGCTAGTGATTAAAAGTGAGTGTAGATAATGATAGTACCccaattaaaataacatattttaaaGCTAATGAATATAGAAATTAACTCTCATGGTCAATTGATGGCCGTTTTAAGCGAAAATGAATACACCGACTgataaattcttttaaaaaataataatagtcaaTTTTCATTCATGTAGTGATCGATGTGTTGTAAACTGATCTCAACAATTTTATACCATAagtgatgtacctgaagatcaggACATTTTTCgcgagaaaatgaaaaaaatttatgtaatttgacagcttGAGGGGTAGTTCCGGAGGTTGGGGTGGCCTaagattttcggctgacataccagcatctatacgaaacatttcagaaatctagtccagtagattttttactttcaattttttttttgttgcgcgAAGAACGTTCTGATATTCAGGTACATGACAAGTAATCCATACAAATTGATCCCACTGACATCTGATCCCATCGACAttcgatttaaaataatgaagatgGAGGTTTTGAAGATGATGATAACGAAAgatatgaaaatcttaatgaaactgatGAATTAGAAGATCAGTTGTCAGTTGAATCTAGTCTGTGGGATCACTTGTCAgggatcagttgtcatggAACCGTAGTGATCAcctcagtaataataataataataataataataatgaataatgacCTACCTAGTCTGttcaccaattttttttaaattttcaatagtttcTCTGTAAGTTGCGTCAATAGGATCTGGTTCTTCAGTATCTTCACTTTCTTCTACATTATTTCTGTCATCATCTTCATGGTGATAATTATCAACGTTATGCAAATCATCATTATCAACATTTTGGTCATCTTTTTCACAAGTATTTGCCATATCACTTCCTACCCCAGAATCACCTTCATTTGTCTCCACAGATGGTCTTTCTTCATTATCTTCAAGAAAATTATCCTcttcattattatcataattatcatCCTGATAATTATCGTCTTCATTAACAATcacattttcaaattcatgTGGTACTTGATCGGTTTGCtcttcattatcatcatccaGTGTATCTTCATGCTCCTCCTGCTCCTCCTCGTGCCGATGGGGTTTTTGTTCTTCACCTGCCACCTCTTCAGAGTGTGAATTATCGCTATCGAAATCCAAATCCCGACTTATTACTGCAAAATCGCGGTGATTTTGTTTCTTCAGGGTTAATTTAAGTGATCCCTTTTTCTCTTGAGATAGACAATATTtgtctttttctttttttttaactaaatgcAAATTGCTGCACCTTTTTAAAACTATTCTAGGTTGTCCAAGGTGTAGAGTTATGTGAGAGCGTAAttcttttttagttaaaaattgtTGTGAACAAACTTCACACTGTGGCAATTCTTCCGAAACACACTCTAGAGATTTTACAATATTCAATTGCTCctctaaaacaaaaaaaatatatttattaaacatattGTTCATTTCCAgctaaaaggaaaaaataatagtggAAAAACTAGTTTCAAATATCAGCAAAgttcatgtacctgaagatcggaaggTTAAGTGGTAAGTTGGGGTGGCCTGTAATTTTCGGCTGATGTGCGAAACATTtccgaaatctagatccagtagattttttacttttcgtttttggttttttatttttgttacgcGAAAAACCtcccgatcttcaggtacatggaATTTGCTGATatttgaaactgtaatttttttatacgaggGCACTGTTTTTGTACTAAGAACTGTAATTATTCCACGGCTCTTTTTGTCATGTAGTTAAATATCTAATTCAATATCGCTGTTTgccagaatttaaaattttgacagcccttccgtttttttttaattgtgcgAAAATAGTTTCTGCAGCTAATTTGCTATTTGCGCACCTAAATAGCCCctaatttttacataattgaaattcaattttattgagttgGGTCAGCCAATTTTACAGACATATATCGCGGGTTACAcgacacagaaaaaaaatgtaattcttggtctaagaaatttatttatttaaatttttcagtaaagttaatttttcatttaatactttactatttttttggtagtgattatttttccaaaaatagtCTACTTGCcacaacaataaatattttgtaaaaaaattataaaattctataaaaaactttaattaattaatttctttaaacgaaaatattttttgaatcagattcaatcaaaaaataatcatttctCTTCCAATTAACTTTTCGATTTCTGATTAAACCTGATTAGAATTTTCCAATCAGATACAATgggaatttttaatcaggTACAGAAATAactgaatttataattcattattccaataattttttcacaaaatcaAAGATTTAttggattatttaaaatatatcatttaaatttacaaaatatttaattatcaataagaaatttttaattatactgtCAATTGCTCGATAAAGTCTTAATAAATAAGAGAAGAAGTTTCAGATCAAtactaatttaattgttgTCCGTTAGTCCAAAAACATCttaaataaagataaataaatatcaattattataacaGTTATCAATCAAGTCCAATTGTACGAAtacattcaatataaattaaacatccaattaaattttaatcaataacttCACATGCGATCAATCTAACAGAAAAAGAATTCGACAAGTAAATTTTACCAAACACTAATTAATTGGTGTCAAATAAAATACACTAATTTTAGCGAAAAATCTGGGCATCAATTAATTTGGATCCGGAAATTCAAATGATTTATGACAATTGCTCGTTAattggaaataatttatctaaaaaatctaattatctaattcattgtaataaattagttCCCTTTCTTGACaattaaactttaattaaaatcaatttcgttttaattaaaatacttgatcattttttttttattcatataataaataataatatgattctgaagttaccagacaattaatagtttttgcatatatttctaaataaatcaattgcagaaaaaaaatatcgaaaaatatgcacgtgtaaaaaattaaaaaaactataagtgcaatttttttaaatattttttttttacaatttatggttttaaataaattcaaaaacttattagacgtcagctaacttaagtatcatagtaataaatagtaaatgatactagccgacgtctagtaatttttgaattttttttaaaatgacagatagtaaaaaaaataaatatttgaaaaattgcacctgtatctttgttaattttctacatgtgcatatttttagtttcttttatttgcaattaattttgcgaaaagaaaaacgaaaattgttaactgtctgctaactttgagatcattaataataattagtttaattaaatcatttatgaTCTTTAAGTAAGAAGACAATaagcaattttttgaatttttttaaacaaataaattacaaaataaaaatattcgagtGTAAATGTGGCTGACGACTGgcagtttttcaaatttttgaataaataaataaaatgaaagaataaaaattaaaaaattttttttatttaaaaatcagtacgcgcttttttttaaatttcattatttatttatttatttttaatttataaactgtttcatatctgctacattcacactcataaaaaaaatatacacacgtagagaattaaaaaaactataggtgtgatttttttaaatattttttttttataatttatcatttctaaaaaaatccaaaagttattagatGTCAACtagtttcaaaataattatttaaacaaatttactAATATgtataagtaaaattaaatctagttcgtttaaatatataaatatatatatataaaaacaatgCACATGTACATGAACTTGTAATGTAAACAGCAATTAACCCACTGTTGTATTAAAATGTACATGCAATCGTACATCTATAATCAAATGAAATCAAATTGTTCCATAAAACCACTAGTTTCTGCAATTCAAGCAAAGCTTTAACTATTTccatactttttaaaaactattatcttttatttatcagatctaattatttaattgttaatgtTTGTTACACTTTTTCATGCGATCAACTGACGCCGCTGCGatatcgttttttttcttttgttttttttttttttttctatgaaaaatttaaccaCCAGAGGCGCGGCAGTTCTTTGTTAAAAAACatgaagttaattattttaattatttaaatgcctaattacaataattgattatcaatagttactaatattaaataatatagataatgtttgacattaaatagtaaatttttaaacgtcaaatgttaaaaaaaatattcaagtattttaaatttcccgctataaaataataagtaggACAGTAAAAAGACTTTTGattagatattaataataaaaaaaataattggtaattatgttttatttatttactgataattataaatatttcttttatttttactttattttttattatttgtcaatgaatttaatgacaaaagatattttcaatttatgaataaatctGTCTTGAGGTTATATCCCAAgcggcacaaaaaaaatttttaaatttaagttaacaatgagttaaattataaaatattgtcaccttaaatttaacaaaaagtcaataattttttttgtgccacTTGGGATCTTTAAAAacgtcataaaaaaaagtattaatatttttatctttcataaattatttagtagcaaataaaataactatggaatatttttttactcagcagtaattatgatatttaaaatatcaagcgttcagcaattttttattttttaaaatgagttaaaaaaattacgtatgatactgaagttagcagacgtctaataatttttggatttttttttagacgatagaagataaaaaaaaaatatttgaaaaaattgcacctgtagtttttaaaattttctacatgtgcatatttttattttatttttttacaattgatttattgaaatacgaaaatccaaaaaatttaaattgtctgctaacttcaggatcataaattacGTGTGAATGCAGAAGACattagacaaatttaaaattataaataaatagagtaaataattaaaaaaaaaatatttaaaaaaaatgcacttgttaatttttaaattttttagatgcgtattttttttaaattgtattttattaattatttactctatttatttataattttgaatttgtctgtctgctatacattcacactcataaaaaaaagatgatctcgaagttagcagacaattaaaaatttttgattttttttttcaacaacttagagccagtttttcaaaccaggTTCATTTTTAATCCTAGTTTAATTACcattgctggtatatctatatattattgatatgtagatatactagcaatattaattaaaacccggaTAAGAATAAACTCGGTtcgaaaaactggcccttaatttaaaaaaaaatataaaataaatatgcacatgtagaaaattaaaaaaactataaatgcaattttttaaaataatttatcgttttaaaaaatatctaaaaattattagaagtctgctaatttcagtatcataaaaaaatgatatattttaaaaaattattttttgattaaaatttaatttatgatacttGAATTAACAGacattcaagtattttttagttttcataaacaaatgacatgttgataaaaaaattatttgaaaatttgcatttAAATATTCTTCAAAGTctagtacacggaaaaaaaaatgaaatatgtaAGTTGAGAAACgataagtaaaataatgataaagtgatcagtaaatactataattgtaaatagttattcttttatttataattaaaatgcaAGTAATTATcggataaatattaaaatttcttgtgtatgcaggaaaaattaataatcctgaagttaacagacaattaacagttctcggatttttttttaccaaatcaattacaaaaactgaaaaactaaaaatatgcacgtgtagaaaattaaagaaaccataagtgcatttttttttataatttatcgtttttaaaaaattccataaaCTATTAGACATCGGCTAACCACTATCATAAAAGATAACATTCGagctttaaaaatcgtaacttaaacataaaaaatttacggcacgtattataaaatttattgtttgaaatgTTAGAATTTTCTATACTCACATCCAGGTTTTATGTTCCTGAAGATTGGAGCATTTTTCGCagaacgaaaatgaaaaaatttatgtaatttaacaGCTTAAGGAGTAATTGGGGGTGGCTGCAATTTTCAGCTGACAGACTAACGTCTGTGcaaaacatttcagaaatctagatccaatagattttttacttttcacttTCGTtccacgaaaaacgttccgattttCTGATACATCAacttccgggttataatttcaaacgctaatttttagtttcttttttcTGTGGGGTTACAATGCCAATAACCAgacaattattattcatttttataaatggagaaaaaaaagaacctgtgtaaaaaaaaaattgttaaaaaaaagtgttgactattctaaacttcaaaacgtgacacaacgaCGAACTTTGTCTgaacgttttttaaacttttgaaaattcaagggAAAAATCAATAAGTATCCTTGTATTATTAAGATATGCTAATACCGTTTAGAAATACTTCAAAATTAGTCTTTTCTGAACAtattttgcactgaaaaatGTTAACTTGAAGTATTGTCAATTgcttttttctgtgtattttcagaagtttaaaaatcgtttaaaaaaagttcgtcgttgtgtcacgttttgatgtttagaatagtcaacacttttttaactttttttcaacaattttttttatacttaagtatgattataattttaatttgcttaTTTGCTTAATGTATattataagttttaattagtttattattgaCTGTCCGCtgactaaattttaaaaattttccattcatTTTTTCGAGTGTGAATGAAGcaaacatcagacaaatttgaaattataaataaatggagtaaataattaataaaataaaatttttaaaaaatgcgcatttgaaaaatttcaaaattaatcagtgcattttttaaaaatattatttttcaaattaactactctacttatttataattttaaatttgtctgtctgttccattcacactcatttatttttctgttaataatgaatttattttttaaaaataaaaaaattccggGGTGTCTGTTGATAAACACAATGATTCCGCGCGTTTTcatcccccgacaaaatatcctagCAGCAacatttatcttttttatttaaatgttttatttgtacTATCCACAACTAATGTGGGTGCTTGTTTTTCAggaaaattgtgaaaattatatcgaaagatattttgtcgggggatgAAAACGTGAATTACTAAacttaataattgttaaaattttccaccaaaactaagtaattaaatttgtaaaatttatttacaaatgttataaataattaacataccTAATATTGGTAATCCTGTTTCGTTTTCTTCACTAGTATcaattctattatttttttccgggaaATCAAATCCATCAAAATCTGGTTCCAATGGACTGTTCATTTCCAcccttaaaaaaatgaaaaaaaaacataaatacatacaaaaaaataaaaataacaatgatttgttattaataataataaaataaataataaataataatttataaaaatataataaaacacataaaatttattaccaaaTATTACTTACATTCATTGTCAACAGTAATGATGACAAtcataaacaatttattatcgTATACGTAATCGTTCTTTAGTTAGTGTtgcatatatagatatatattcttatttatttattatattcttaatatatatgtatatcaagCCATTTTAGTTTGCTGCAATTCATATATGAgcattaaattaatagttgttaataatttacttacaTCTAACAAActaatttaaaactatagtttaaaataaactaattaattaaaatattaatttaaaaaaactaaaatactgccaaaaattaataagccAGTGGATTAGAAagcaacaagttttttttcacatgacactttattatcaattgataaataaataacggtATTTTGTAGCGGCAAAAGTGTTAATTCAATCagattttatctatttattaatttaattaattcacttAATTATCAAAACAAATCATcagcgaaaaaatttttataacgtcaaaaacaataacaataattgcTTATTATCGTTTGAGTAAAGTAGCAATACAATGTAGTAAATCATGACACATAGTAGTTAATAGTTGATTGAAAAACATGGCTGACGTGAAAATCACTAGCACTattcatatatgaaaaatacacGCGCCACATTCGAAGCTACAAAATATTAGCGGGATTAAATATCACTTTTGTATACATaacatatttacatttatagctattaaatatatatatacaatatacacatttatatttctatatacacatacatttaCGTATCTTTATATAAGTATACTATACTATAAAAgtatagaataataatatcgtACCCAATCGTCCTTCAGTTACGTTTGTCTTTGCCCGGTACTTGTCAGGTAATATGGCGGCGTGATAATGAAATTCACAGGAATGGACAGATGAAACAAACGTGATATGATATGACCGCGGTCAGAGTTTCAGAAATCTGTTCAGCGTTGGTATGTTGTCTCAGTATTGTGTTGTATTCTCAGAGAACGCGGCCAGCGACATGCGCGAAGCGTGATGAAACATCGCGAGCGTGCCGGAGAAAGAGCTTTACTTCGTCCCCACTTCTATTCGtgtctttaattttctatGTCTGTTGCTGCTGCTTATGCTGCTGGTGCTGGTGCCTGCCTGGTTGCCTGCCTGTTTCACTTCCCCCTGTCCCTGTCCCTGTCCCTGTCGTAGCTGCTGGTTTAAATGTCTTTCATTGTATTAGCAAACTGCACTGTACACAAATGTTGTTACGGTATTGGAATAGTATTAGTAAGACTTGACAGACTATGGTATGGTATGGTATGGAATGGTATGGGTAAGAGTATGAGACTTGATATGGGTTCCTGTAGGAGTAGGATACGAATTACAGTTACATCTGACCATCTGACACATGACAAATGTTCTCAGCATGCGCATGCCAGCGGCTTATACACACAACCAAACCTTTGGATGTATAAGTTCTTTAGGAtttaggttttaattttcatcagcTTCCTAACAGATGGAACTAAAAATCTATGGCTCGAAATGGGGGTAAAGCTGAAGCGAATTTCATTTTAGCAAACCTGACTCGTCGAGGTAAAATAGTAGGGGACCAATGGCGAGAAAGTAGATTGTGTGCATGCGTATTTAGAATCTAAagattttatactttttttttttctacccccTCTTCCTCAAAACTGATGagttttcacaaaaaatacaCTTGCGGAAAATACAGACACAACTACAATTTATCAGCatcaaatagttaatttaattctatatgattttaaaaaagatttgaTGAAAGATTTCATAACTCGACCCCGCCTTTTTTAATTACCACAATTATAGCTTGAGTAATAGTTAATGGTTAGTTTTGCGTTGCTGTTATATTTtcgtttgtgttattttacaattaagctGTGTTAACATTAAATGCGATTAGAGTAGATACTTGTATTCAATATTACATCGATGTGAACTTTAATGGTTTCCATGATGGCGGATACACCGATGACGTAGTAGTTAACTCAACGGATGTGGTATAGTAGTTAAACTTTACGGCAGAACCTCTCGAATCCAACGGATTCTAAACTTGTATATTGATTGTATGAgactcaaatatttaaatagtaatttttactgtcCATATGCTGAGCTGCATTGTCTATATGTTATATTACTTCTGAAAAATAACGGGGGAACTATATCCGCCCTACCAATGGAATTATAGTTGTATATTTCCATTTGTATTATATctacgtatatatatgtatatatatatgagtgggTGTATACTATAcactatgaaaatatatatgttcagCAAGAGCTTAATAGCTTTGAGCCAGACTTGGTACTTCCACGTATTGATTTTACCCCCACTATCAGTAGGTCTTGATTATACTGCTGTCGTAAACGCAGCTGTCAGAAGTGGGGATTTAGTGGAACCACTAACTGACGAAAGTTTCAGGAATTACTATGCAGTGGGATAATTCAGCACGGGAAGTGAAACGAATGTACAATGTCTGTCGGTCTGTCGTTTGCTGCTGGTTTATTCCACCCCCTcccctttttttattttcaatagtttAGCTACCGAGCGCACGTCACTCAATACAAATACAACTTATTCCTGAAAACTTTTGTTCGAGTCACTGTATtctattacttattatttaagaaGCAGTACTCAAAACTAATATCTATTGGCATGTAGAGATAAAGGCAATTGTGGCCATTATAGTGTTATCTTTGCTGataaaacataattatttccctgtcattattttatcatcattttttacattgacgtaatatcgatttataattttttttttccactagatacttttttttatttacgat
This window of the Microplitis mediator isolate UGA2020A chromosome 8, iyMicMedi2.1, whole genome shotgun sequence genome carries:
- the LOC130672921 gene encoding uncharacterized protein LOC130672921 isoform X2, whose translation is MVEMNSPLEPDFDGFDFPEKNNRIDTSEENETGLPILEEQLNIVKSLECVSEELPQCEVCSQQFLTKKELRSHITLHLGQPRIVLKRCSNLHLVKKKEKDKYCLSQEKKGSLKLTLKKQNHRDFAVISRDLDFDSDNSHSEEVAGEEQKPHRHEEEQEEHEDTLDDDNEEQTDQVPHEFENVIVNEDDNYQDDNYDNNEEDNFLEDNEERPSVETNEGDSGVGSDMANTCEKDDQNVDNDDLHNVDNYHHEDDDRNNVEESEDTEEPDPIDATYRETIENLKKIGEQTSTIREDMSPRDEDDSPDESSSDVISSRINDNDALKLLSNNSAIELYPAKKSSEKSSKNNNNDGSRLNSSINWSQIENLNSSKDDDNTDDNVNKDNDQTGKDNTDNSTEAGLLLQNLLTEHNHRKNSEERSSHTSSSHNSSVDTEYVSLERLAETVSKCRVCGEKFSDITMLDDHRLKAGHYQCNVPGCSSLVFSTSVELSLHKSQSHEVHNNPLSPNISIIPSQVSQLSPRITDGAPNLGHNSPNLINHRSPHNISPHTNSPHNLSPHPMSLDPLNPLQINRTSPLTSSHQTHSPSYSSQQHHHHHQQQDHHHHQQQQQQQLQHQQQQIIPPINFDQLPPPVQQLAQQVQRMALPQPQMPPSLPPGANTMIPGPNYFVQPAGRPPMYHRMPSSHQPGPPMHQYPPQLAHLYGSQYGPAYSQYPGPSQMHPQLQQQLQQQMPRGRYPPTMMPNPRGPRPPPVQTQVPRQRLKRPLPPQGPPQQVQQQQQQQQQQQQQRASEASSSKQRRMDLLIPDRNEDADCHVIAQQKRNDGVPIIQNVQGATQSGQSGGRNDSTIHLTDSITLSVRQPGSTPAQVQSPGTAPPKKPDAKAVANVLAARGITVTPTANKNKSGEQQKQQPPAQQQQQQQQQQPPQQRAAAPTSPSVTALNLNSAISIIPTSSQRKQQQQQQQQQQQDQQFAVPQNKQSKQTTQDIERPPRPPTIDLTQESSSLLPPARRGRPTRAALTCQICDKSFQSQEVLIQHMASHRTTNKLDYKCNLCSAAYPTSQGLVLHKQSYHKELDSALPNGGTELAIPVVDLKSPQTLSRLSSLGIQSYIPLSQLSAQTGGYFALPIVTIDSPRNPNSCNLGALGATSILSLGPLKHLSNR
- the LOC130672921 gene encoding uncharacterized protein LOC130672921 isoform X3, whose protein sequence is MNSPLEPDFDGFDFPEKNNRIDTSEENETGLPILEEQLNIVKSLECVSEELPQCEVCSQQFLTKKELRSHITLHLGQPRIVLKRCSNLHLVKKKEKDKYCLSQEKKGSLKLTLKKQNHRDFAVISRDLDFDSDNSHSEEVAGEEQKPHRHEEEQEEHEDTLDDDNEEQTDQVPHEFENVIVNEDDNYQDDNYDNNEEDNFLEDNEERPSVETNEGDSGVGSDMANTCEKDDQNVDNDDLHNVDNYHHEDDDRNNVEESEDTEEPDPIDATYRETIENLKKIGEQTSTIREDMSPRDEDDSPDESSSDVISSRINDNDALKLLSNNSAIELYPAKKSSEKSSKNNNNDGSRLNSSINWSQIENLNSSKDDDNTDDNVNKDNDQTGKDNTDNSTEAGLLLQNLLTEHNHRKNSEERSSHTSSSHNSSVDTEYVSLERLAETVSKCRVCGEKFSDITMLDDHRLKAGHYQCNVPGCSSLVFSTSVELSLHKSQSHEVHNNPLSPNISIIPSQVSQLSPRITDGAPNLGHNSPNLINHRSPHNISPHTNSPHNLSPHPMSLDPLNPLQINRTSPLTSSHQTHSPSYSSQQHHHHHQQQDHHHHQQQQQQQLQHQQQQIIPPINFDQLPPPVQQLAQQVQRMALPQPQMPPSLPPGANTMIPGPNYFVQPAGRPPMYHRMPSSHQPGPPMHQYPPQLAHLYGSQYGPAYSQYPGPSQMHPQLQQQLQQQMPRGRYPPTMMPNPRGPRPPPVQTQVPRQRLKRPLPPQGPPQQVQQQQQQQQQQQQQRASEASSSKQRRMDLLIPDRNEDADCHVIAQQKRNDGVPIIQNVQGATQSGQSGGRNDSTIHLTDSITLSVRQPGSTPAQVQSPGTAPPKKPDAKAVANVLAARGITVTPTANKNKSGEQQKQQPPAQQQQQQQQQQPPQQRAAAPTSPSVTALNLNSAISIIPTSSQRKQQQQQQQQQQQDQQFAVPQNKQSKQTTQDIERPPRPPTIDLTQESSSLLPPARRGRPTRAALTCQICDKSFQSQEVLIQHMASHRTTNKLDYKCNLCSAAYPTSQGLVLHKQSYHKELDSALPNGGTELAIPVVDLKSPQTLSRLSSLGIQSYIPLSQLSAQTGGYFALPIVTIDSPRNPNSCNLGALGATSILSLGPLKHLSNR